The following coding sequences lie in one Myxococcus xanthus genomic window:
- a CDS encoding AMP-binding protein produces MSFETLQELLSHRARTQPDREVFSFLDGRGEKVATLTYGALHQRATAIAAALRPGLKPGETALLLYPSGLEFIAGFFGVLQAGGIPVPLCPPRGKSDVRRVATTRANAKAQVVLTSNELLPLLRPMSGLPDWSTVQWVASDALPATAPDASLGEPPPARSSDTAYLQYTSGSTAAPKGVMITHRNALFNATDIQQSLGLTEDGLVVSWLPMFHDFGMVFTLFAVLMSGARAVLLAPETFIKDPLTWLRALSEHRATHTGSPNFGYQRCVTHVAPEHRKDLDLSALRCAVSGSEPIRYETLRAFADAYKGVGFSYDVFDCGFGLAESTLRVTTGQRSRVLALHRDELERGAVTPVEETSPHCRQLVSCGKTSHGERPHEMRLEIVDPRTRQPSPPGKVGHVWVAGPSVSPGYYENPEATRATFHNEFAGGDGTKFLDTGDLGFLDHGELFITGRAKELIIIRGENHYPQDIESTAVTAMPRLRDDSTVAISAERETENSIVLLAEAPDDAGAEDVTELAAPVARAISESHGLTLSRFVLVAKRSLPRTTSGKLQRLQSKEAWLRGDLSVLATWENARGGDVDTAPAVAPELDGLHWRAIESWGRAWLARQLRLPDAHVTAQTPFTHLGLSSVDALAFSGALERLLGRKVPATTFFDHPTLRDLAQSLQQAAGDVAPAAAPTDVVSELEQELQRAEQRIKH; encoded by the coding sequence ATGAGCTTCGAGACCTTGCAAGAACTGCTGTCACACCGGGCCCGGACACAACCGGACCGGGAAGTCTTCTCCTTCCTCGACGGACGCGGCGAGAAGGTGGCGACGTTGACCTACGGTGCGCTGCATCAGCGCGCCACGGCCATCGCCGCGGCGCTGCGTCCCGGCCTGAAGCCCGGAGAGACCGCGCTGCTGCTCTACCCCTCTGGACTGGAGTTCATCGCCGGCTTCTTCGGTGTGCTCCAAGCCGGTGGCATCCCCGTTCCGCTCTGCCCGCCGCGTGGCAAGAGCGACGTGCGGCGTGTCGCCACCACGCGAGCCAACGCAAAGGCCCAGGTGGTGCTCACGAGCAACGAGCTGCTCCCCCTGCTGCGCCCCATGTCCGGCCTGCCGGACTGGTCCACCGTGCAGTGGGTGGCCAGCGATGCGCTCCCGGCCACCGCGCCGGATGCGTCCCTGGGCGAACCGCCACCGGCGCGGAGCAGTGACACCGCTTATCTCCAGTACACCTCGGGGAGCACGGCGGCGCCCAAGGGCGTGATGATCACCCACCGCAACGCGCTGTTCAACGCCACGGACATCCAGCAGTCGCTGGGACTGACCGAGGACGGCCTGGTCGTCAGTTGGCTGCCGATGTTCCATGACTTCGGCATGGTGTTCACGCTCTTCGCGGTGCTGATGAGCGGCGCTCGGGCGGTGCTGCTCGCGCCGGAGACCTTCATCAAGGACCCGCTGACCTGGTTGCGCGCCCTGTCCGAGCACCGCGCGACGCACACGGGCAGCCCCAACTTCGGCTACCAGCGCTGTGTCACGCACGTGGCGCCGGAGCACCGCAAGGACCTGGACCTGAGCGCGCTGCGCTGCGCGGTGTCCGGCTCGGAGCCCATCCGATACGAGACGCTCCGCGCCTTCGCGGACGCCTACAAGGGCGTGGGCTTCTCGTATGACGTGTTCGACTGCGGCTTCGGTCTGGCGGAATCCACGTTGCGCGTGACGACGGGCCAGCGCTCCCGCGTGCTCGCGTTGCACCGGGATGAGCTGGAACGAGGCGCCGTCACACCCGTCGAGGAGACGTCCCCCCACTGCCGGCAACTCGTGAGCTGCGGCAAGACGAGCCATGGCGAGAGGCCCCACGAGATGCGCCTGGAGATTGTCGACCCGCGCACGCGCCAGCCCAGCCCGCCCGGCAAGGTGGGGCATGTCTGGGTGGCCGGTCCCTCGGTGTCCCCCGGCTATTACGAAAACCCCGAGGCCACGCGGGCCACGTTCCACAACGAGTTCGCGGGCGGCGACGGCACGAAGTTCCTGGACACGGGCGACCTGGGCTTCCTGGACCACGGTGAGCTGTTCATCACCGGCCGTGCCAAGGAGCTCATCATCATCCGCGGCGAGAACCACTATCCCCAGGACATCGAGTCCACGGCGGTGACGGCCATGCCGCGGCTGCGGGACGACAGCACCGTGGCCATCTCCGCGGAGCGTGAGACGGAGAACAGCATCGTCCTGCTCGCGGAGGCGCCAGATGACGCGGGCGCGGAGGACGTGACAGAGCTCGCGGCTCCCGTGGCGCGCGCCATCAGCGAGTCGCACGGGCTCACGCTGTCGCGCTTCGTCCTGGTCGCCAAGCGGAGCCTGCCGCGCACCACCAGCGGCAAGCTGCAACGGCTCCAGAGCAAGGAGGCGTGGCTGCGGGGCGACCTGTCCGTGCTGGCCACCTGGGAGAACGCGCGTGGCGGCGATGTCGACACGGCGCCCGCGGTGGCGCCGGAGCTGGACGGGCTCCACTGGCGCGCCATCGAGTCCTGGGGCCGGGCCTGGCTGGCCCGCCAACTCCGGCTCCCCGACGCGCACGTGACGGCGCAGACGCCCTTCACGCACCTGGGGCTGAGCTCCGTGGATGCGCTGGCCTTCTCGGGAGCGCTGGAGCGGCTGCTGGGGCGCAAGGTGCCCGCGACGACGTTCTTCGACCACCCCACGCTCCGGGACCTGGCCCAGTCGCTCCAGCAGGCCGCGGGTGACGTCGCGCCGGCAGCAGCCCCCACGGACGTCGTGTCGGAGCTCGAGCAGGAACTCCAGCGGGCAGAACAGCGCATCAAGCACTGA
- a CDS encoding isoprenylcysteine carboxyl methyltransferase family protein gives MVTQGGFTLLVVLVFLQRGLEQRFSDRNTAALRQRGARDHTPRELSRTLLVLHMAWFAAMLLEVWAWGRPFQAPLGIAMVTAVLLAQALRYASMQALGVQWTLGFFTMPELGVVDRGVYRYCRHPSVFAVMVEMFALPLVHGAWLTSTVFGCVYTALLIRRTDLEEQALKQDTDYARLLMDRPRYLPVPPWLRRGNKQPEPPASRVERGRHP, from the coding sequence ATGGTGACACAGGGCGGCTTCACGCTGCTGGTCGTCCTGGTCTTCCTCCAGCGCGGCCTGGAGCAGCGCTTCAGCGATCGCAACACGGCCGCCCTGCGTCAGCGTGGGGCGAGAGACCACACGCCGCGCGAGCTGTCACGCACCCTGCTCGTGCTCCACATGGCGTGGTTCGCGGCCATGCTGCTGGAGGTCTGGGCATGGGGCCGTCCCTTCCAGGCGCCGCTCGGCATCGCCATGGTCACCGCGGTGTTGCTGGCCCAGGCCCTGCGCTACGCCTCCATGCAAGCGCTGGGCGTGCAGTGGACGCTGGGCTTCTTCACGATGCCCGAGCTGGGCGTGGTCGACCGAGGCGTCTACCGATACTGCCGCCACCCGAGTGTCTTCGCCGTCATGGTGGAGATGTTCGCCCTGCCGCTCGTCCACGGCGCCTGGCTCACGTCCACCGTCTTTGGCTGTGTCTACACGGCGCTCCTCATCCGCCGGACGGACCTGGAAGAGCAGGCCCTGAAGCAAGACACCGACTACGCCCGTCTCTTGATGGACCGCCCCCGCTACCTGCCCGTGCCTCCCTGGCTGCGGCGGGGGAACAAGCAGCCCGAGCCTCCCGCGTCCCGCGTGGAGAGAGGAAGACATCCATGA
- a CDS encoding NAD(P)/FAD-dependent oxidoreductase — translation MKNGMGTDYDVAILGSGISGSLLAAILAKRGARVVMIDAAAHPKFAVGESTVGHTSSMLELLGMQFDIPEFVQLSTFMGARKHIASAIGIKRGFAFIHHDKSRPFDLDYSNQLVISPILHGPEAHWYRQDIDAYVAHIAVRYGCDLKQQLRVKDIDLGLDKVTLVSERNERITCRYLVDAAGPNSPVARQQALRDTPTRCKTHSRSIFTHMIGVKPFDDVLVGAERKPSPVPWFQCTLHHIFDGGWLWVIPFNNHKWSTNPLCSVGLQLDPRRWPVPEGITPEQEFNAWLKENPVVERQFVGARAVREWVSVPRLQYSSKRTIGHRYCLLGHAAGFIDPLFSRGLAGTMMSVHSLSLRLLEALKDDDFDVSRFETFNRLQQGLLNHNDELVNSAFIAFRDFELWNAFFRVWVVGEAALDFLRLLKAKFQFKETQDERVFHGMDEVPYPGLLCPDDAAYKKLWDESVASIEAVERGEMSSEDATRFIVQGLQHAQIVSPALGLTDPSRHHFDGSSVTDALSAFAWGKLSAPESIKQRYAGLPAGGMLRMMMNNIVSAALRS, via the coding sequence ATGAAAAACGGCATGGGTACTGATTACGACGTCGCGATTCTCGGCAGTGGCATCTCCGGGTCCTTGCTCGCCGCCATCCTGGCGAAGCGGGGTGCCCGGGTCGTCATGATTGACGCGGCCGCGCATCCCAAGTTCGCCGTCGGCGAGTCCACGGTGGGCCACACCTCCAGCATGTTGGAGTTGCTGGGGATGCAGTTCGACATCCCGGAGTTCGTGCAGCTCTCCACCTTCATGGGAGCGCGCAAGCACATCGCCAGCGCGATTGGCATCAAGCGTGGCTTCGCCTTCATCCACCATGACAAGTCGCGGCCCTTCGACCTCGACTACTCGAACCAACTGGTCATCTCCCCCATCCTTCACGGCCCAGAGGCCCACTGGTACCGGCAGGACATCGACGCCTACGTCGCGCACATCGCCGTGCGCTACGGCTGCGACCTGAAGCAGCAGCTCCGCGTCAAGGACATCGACCTGGGCCTGGACAAGGTCACGCTGGTGAGCGAGCGCAACGAGCGCATCACCTGCCGCTACCTCGTGGATGCCGCGGGTCCCAACTCGCCCGTGGCTCGGCAGCAGGCGCTGCGGGACACGCCCACCCGTTGCAAGACACATTCGCGGTCCATCTTCACGCACATGATTGGCGTGAAGCCGTTCGACGACGTCCTCGTGGGTGCCGAGCGCAAGCCGTCCCCCGTGCCGTGGTTCCAGTGCACGCTGCACCACATCTTCGACGGCGGCTGGCTCTGGGTGATTCCCTTCAACAACCACAAGTGGTCCACCAACCCGCTGTGCAGCGTGGGGCTCCAACTGGACCCGCGCCGCTGGCCCGTGCCGGAGGGCATCACGCCGGAGCAGGAATTCAACGCCTGGCTCAAGGAGAACCCCGTCGTCGAGCGGCAGTTCGTCGGCGCCCGCGCGGTGCGCGAGTGGGTGTCCGTGCCCCGGCTCCAGTACTCGTCGAAGCGGACCATCGGGCATCGCTACTGCCTGCTGGGCCATGCCGCCGGCTTCATCGACCCGCTCTTCTCGCGTGGGCTCGCCGGCACGATGATGTCGGTGCACTCGCTGTCGCTGCGCCTCCTGGAAGCGCTCAAGGACGACGACTTCGATGTCAGCCGCTTCGAGACCTTCAACCGGCTGCAGCAGGGACTGCTGAATCACAACGACGAGCTGGTCAACAGCGCGTTCATCGCGTTCCGCGACTTCGAGCTCTGGAATGCCTTCTTCCGCGTCTGGGTGGTTGGCGAGGCGGCGCTGGACTTCCTGCGGCTGCTCAAGGCCAAGTTCCAGTTCAAGGAGACGCAGGACGAGCGCGTCTTCCATGGCATGGACGAGGTGCCCTACCCGGGCCTGCTCTGCCCCGACGATGCCGCCTACAAGAAGCTCTGGGATGAGTCCGTGGCCAGCATCGAGGCCGTGGAGCGCGGCGAGATGAGCTCCGAGGACGCGACGAGGTTCATCGTCCAGGGGCTTCAGCACGCGCAGATTGTGTCGCCCGCGCTGGGGCTCACCGACCCCTCCCGGCACCACTTCGACGGGAGCAGCGTGACGGACGCGCTCAGTGCCTTCGCGTGGGGAAAGCTGTCCGCGCCCGAGTCCATCAAGCAGCGGTACGCTGGCCTCCCGGCCGGCGGGATGCTCCGGATGATGATGAACAACATCGTGTCGGCGGCCCTGCGGTCCTGA
- a CDS encoding SRPBCC family protein, producing the protein MSHNMIHHSVHIRRRREDIFTVLADPERHESKWRPEVIEFRQVNDGPVGAGTRYQVSRQLMGRRSDASVEILRLEPPHMGEFHGTAGPFTFWGKYVLEPADGGTQIDIEARIGTKGATEAGASATLGERFKTAMFSALLRVGIVVFRREIAVDFRRLKTLIEAPTANQLFGFPESP; encoded by the coding sequence ATGAGTCACAACATGATTCATCACTCCGTTCACATCCGCCGACGACGGGAAGACATCTTCACCGTGCTGGCGGACCCGGAGCGGCACGAGAGCAAGTGGCGCCCGGAGGTCATCGAGTTCCGTCAGGTGAATGACGGCCCGGTGGGCGCGGGGACGCGCTACCAGGTCTCCCGTCAGCTCATGGGGCGCCGCTCCGACGCGTCGGTGGAGATTCTTCGCCTGGAGCCGCCACACATGGGCGAGTTCCACGGCACCGCCGGCCCCTTCACCTTCTGGGGCAAGTACGTGTTGGAGCCGGCGGACGGCGGCACGCAGATTGATATCGAAGCGCGCATCGGCACCAAGGGCGCGACGGAGGCCGGAGCTTCCGCGACGCTGGGTGAGCGATTCAAGACGGCGATGTTCTCGGCGCTGCTCCGCGTGGGCATCGTCGTCTTCCGCAGGGAGATCGCCGTCGACTTCCGGCGGCTGAAGACCCTGATTGAAGCCCCCACCGCCAACCAGCTCTTCGGCTTCCCGGAATCCCCCTGA
- a CDS encoding type III polyketide synthase, translated as MPRIIATASSLPSTYYEQTLLAQTLEHYIASLERPFEGLWLVADIFKNAKVRGRHFAIPLDSFYEPLDIGQGHRRMVEERNALCANALSRLFEKSGVAASDITQLTSVTSVMSIPSVDAEMMNRFGFRRDLKRAPLLGLGCQAGAAGISRVTDYLRGHPREAAILLGVEMGSSIWAGPLQRDLEHLIEQLQRDSAVYPVILSQVVAASLFGDGAAALLMVGDEHPLATKPGPRVVDTRSVFVPGTVGLMGMNMEDAGPRNVLGVDVPEMASRTFAEGLGTLLAEHAVDASRVAHWFIHPGGPKVLQELQAATRLPDAALAPSWSVLHDVGNLSSATVLHMLDQHHDANGAKAGELGLLTAMGPGFSEELVLLQW; from the coding sequence ATGCCTCGCATCATCGCCACGGCCAGTTCGCTGCCGAGCACCTATTACGAGCAGACGCTCCTCGCGCAGACGCTCGAACACTACATCGCGTCGCTGGAGCGCCCCTTCGAGGGCCTCTGGCTCGTCGCGGACATCTTCAAGAACGCGAAGGTGCGGGGCCGGCACTTCGCCATCCCGCTCGACTCCTTCTACGAGCCCTTGGACATCGGACAGGGGCACCGGCGGATGGTGGAGGAGCGGAACGCGCTCTGCGCGAACGCGCTCTCGCGCCTCTTCGAGAAGTCCGGCGTCGCGGCGTCGGACATCACCCAGCTCACGTCCGTCACCTCGGTGATGTCCATTCCGTCGGTGGACGCGGAGATGATGAACCGCTTCGGGTTCCGCCGGGACCTCAAGCGCGCTCCCCTGCTCGGGCTCGGGTGTCAGGCCGGCGCCGCGGGCATCTCCCGGGTGACGGACTACCTGCGTGGACATCCGCGCGAGGCGGCCATCCTCCTGGGCGTGGAGATGGGCTCGAGCATCTGGGCGGGCCCGCTCCAGCGGGACCTCGAACACCTGATCGAGCAGCTCCAACGCGACTCAGCGGTATACCCCGTCATCCTCTCGCAGGTTGTAGCCGCGTCGCTGTTCGGTGACGGCGCCGCGGCGCTCCTCATGGTCGGTGACGAGCACCCGCTGGCCACGAAGCCGGGACCTCGGGTCGTGGACACCCGCTCCGTGTTCGTCCCTGGAACCGTGGGCCTCATGGGCATGAACATGGAGGACGCGGGTCCCCGCAACGTGCTGGGCGTCGACGTGCCGGAGATGGCGTCGCGGACCTTCGCGGAGGGCCTGGGCACGCTGCTCGCAGAGCACGCGGTGGACGCGTCACGCGTCGCCCACTGGTTCATCCATCCCGGCGGCCCCAAAGTCCTCCAGGAGCTCCAGGCGGCCACCCGGCTCCCGGACGCGGCGCTCGCCCCCAGTTGGAGCGTCCTCCACGACGTGGGCAACCTGTCGTCGGCGACGGTGCTCCACATGCTGGACCAGCACCATGACGCGAACGGCGCCAAGGCGGGCGAGTTGGGGCTGCTCACCGCCATGGGCCCCGGCTTCTCCGAGGAGTTGGTGCTCCTTCAATGGTGA
- a CDS encoding DUF4386 family protein: protein MYKTSTVYRFGGICGVLTGLLYIVIAGSMVVDPGASKATATTTTPEYWQGLASNLTPFIVRQVAYILSGFTGVGFVVALSTFVRRDENAGWVNWGAILGASAYVITGVDGSRLLATLPHLAQQWATGDAATRQMVEFTYSVSRLDPGTYMRFGALGLWTLTVALASLKSGILSKPLTGLTFVATTGYVLVVVGIAGRIMVLQELGAVIAGILVAPIWFIWSGIAIRRASA, encoded by the coding sequence ATGTACAAGACTTCCACCGTCTATCGTTTCGGCGGCATCTGCGGCGTCCTGACGGGCCTGCTCTACATCGTCATCGCTGGCTCCATGGTAGTGGACCCCGGCGCGTCCAAGGCGACGGCCACCACGACGACCCCCGAATACTGGCAGGGCCTGGCCTCCAACCTCACGCCGTTCATCGTCCGGCAGGTCGCCTACATCCTGAGTGGCTTCACGGGCGTCGGCTTCGTCGTCGCGCTGAGCACCTTCGTGCGCCGCGACGAGAACGCGGGCTGGGTCAACTGGGGCGCCATCCTGGGCGCCAGCGCGTATGTCATTACCGGTGTGGACGGCTCGCGGCTGCTGGCCACCCTGCCCCACCTGGCCCAGCAGTGGGCGACGGGTGACGCGGCCACGCGGCAGATGGTCGAGTTCACCTACAGCGTGTCACGCCTGGACCCTGGCACCTATATGCGCTTCGGCGCGCTGGGGCTGTGGACGTTGACCGTCGCGCTGGCGAGCCTCAAATCAGGCATTCTGTCCAAGCCGCTGACCGGGCTGACCTTCGTCGCCACCACGGGCTACGTGCTGGTCGTGGTCGGCATCGCGGGACGCATCATGGTGCTCCAGGAGCTGGGCGCGGTGATCGCCGGCATCCTCGTGGCCCCCATCTGGTTCATCTGGTCTGGCATCGCCATCCGCCGCGCCAGCGCCTGA
- a CDS encoding cytochrome P450 gives MASKSESYLHTILREYNDSPTGGLRRRQAPGPGYQTLPRMMYSMARGGMEKVIRDLWTRYGDLVRLDFGVDTWHMSMKKEHFHYVFVENRNNYIKGKTWERSRLVSGYGLTTSNTELWKRQRRLMDPAYSRESLLQFTPAIAKSVEVIARRWEKAARDGSVIDVSADMRSVALDVITTTLLGGIGEHGDELHRDIMFTMDYASPASVELPLGLGSARAQRFIQAMTRVDGVINGMIRQRRGTSGCPFHDLLDLLIHARDEDNKTGMSDELLRDEVLAAFYAGHETTATSMAWTWFLLAQNPEAYERLMAEVDQSLTGDHPTRDDLDKLNFAEAVFYEGMRLYPPGWMIPRDVALDDELDGYHIPAGSRIVLVPFLINRHPQYWDAPEEFRPQRYLDDSAAYAFVAFGGGPRMCIGRFFGVIEAQVVLALLTRRFRIEYVGVPEPKRDFSLTLRPGPLLFKVHERRAA, from the coding sequence ATGGCGTCCAAGAGCGAAAGCTATCTCCACACCATTCTCCGTGAATACAACGACAGCCCCACCGGCGGGCTGCGCCGCCGTCAGGCGCCGGGCCCCGGTTATCAGACGCTCCCGCGGATGATGTACTCGATGGCGCGAGGAGGCATGGAGAAGGTCATCCGCGACCTGTGGACCCGCTACGGCGACCTGGTCCGGCTCGATTTCGGTGTCGACACCTGGCACATGTCGATGAAGAAGGAGCACTTCCACTACGTCTTCGTCGAGAACCGGAACAACTACATCAAGGGCAAGACGTGGGAGCGCAGCCGGCTGGTGTCTGGCTATGGCCTGACGACCAGCAACACGGAACTGTGGAAGCGCCAGCGCCGGCTCATGGACCCGGCCTACTCCCGGGAGAGCCTGCTCCAATTCACCCCCGCCATCGCGAAGTCCGTGGAGGTCATCGCCAGGCGCTGGGAGAAGGCGGCGCGTGACGGCTCGGTCATCGACGTGTCCGCCGACATGCGCAGTGTCGCGCTCGACGTCATCACCACCACGCTCCTGGGTGGCATTGGCGAGCACGGCGACGAGCTCCATCGGGACATCATGTTCACCATGGACTACGCGAGCCCCGCGAGCGTCGAGCTCCCGCTGGGTCTAGGCAGCGCGCGGGCCCAGCGCTTCATCCAGGCCATGACCCGGGTGGACGGCGTCATCAACGGGATGATTCGCCAGCGCCGCGGCACCAGCGGCTGCCCGTTCCATGACCTGCTCGACCTGCTCATCCATGCCCGGGACGAGGACAACAAGACGGGCATGTCCGATGAGCTCCTCCGCGACGAGGTCCTGGCCGCGTTCTACGCCGGGCACGAGACGACGGCGACGTCCATGGCCTGGACGTGGTTCCTGCTGGCCCAGAACCCCGAAGCCTACGAGCGCCTCATGGCGGAGGTGGACCAGAGCCTGACGGGGGACCACCCCACCCGCGATGACCTGGACAAGCTGAACTTCGCGGAGGCCGTCTTCTACGAAGGAATGCGCCTGTATCCGCCCGGCTGGATGATTCCCCGCGACGTGGCGCTGGATGACGAACTGGACGGCTACCACATCCCCGCGGGCAGCCGCATCGTGCTCGTCCCCTTCCTCATCAACCGGCATCCCCAGTATTGGGATGCGCCAGAGGAGTTCCGGCCGCAGCGCTACCTGGATGACTCCGCCGCGTATGCCTTCGTGGCGTTCGGCGGTGGGCCCCGCATGTGCATCGGCCGGTTCTTCGGCGTCATCGAGGCGCAGGTCGTCCTCGCGCTGCTCACCCGTCGCTTCCGAATCGAATACGTCGGCGTCCCCGAGCCCAAGCGGGACTTCAGCCTGACGCTCCGTCCCGGGCCCCTGCTGTTCAAGGTCCACGAGCGCCGCGCCGCGTGA